The following are encoded together in the Robertmurraya sp. FSL R5-0851 genome:
- a CDS encoding L-dopachrome tautomerase-related protein, which yields MKPMLPMEKYFGKLELVYEFYGAMPTGVSVSETGRIFICFPKWGDDVKFTVAEIVGDTLQPYPSLETNLGYQGNITMSFISVQSVVADGRGTLWVLDTAAPNFSEPIKGGAKLVAVDLKTNTIRKVYTFTEDVVLPTTYLNDVRFDFRVGKAGYAYITDSSSKGPGAIIVVDLENGKAFRRLNGANSTSPDPYFLPKVEGEILMNRNKDGSTSPFKLASDGIAISPDGKILFYCPLTSRHLYSISTEALRDRTIPDIELPYQVEYWGEKGASDGMITGAKGTIYAGDYENNSIRKILPNGIMETIAHDPRILWPDTFSIGPDQYLYVIVNQLHRQARFHYGKDLRQKPYSLLRMKIDEFPASTFS from the coding sequence ATGAAGCCTATGTTACCTATGGAAAAATATTTCGGTAAGTTAGAACTAGTCTATGAATTTTATGGAGCTATGCCGACAGGTGTTAGCGTATCAGAAACCGGTCGTATTTTCATTTGCTTTCCGAAATGGGGAGACGACGTTAAATTCACTGTTGCGGAAATTGTTGGGGATACTTTGCAGCCTTATCCTAGTTTAGAAACCAATTTGGGTTATCAGGGTAATATCACAATGTCTTTTATCAGTGTCCAAAGTGTAGTTGCGGATGGAAGAGGAACACTTTGGGTATTAGATACAGCGGCACCGAATTTTTCTGAACCAATTAAAGGAGGGGCAAAATTAGTCGCTGTTGATTTAAAAACCAATACAATAAGAAAAGTATATACCTTTACAGAAGATGTTGTCCTTCCAACAACTTATCTGAATGATGTCCGATTCGATTTTCGTGTTGGAAAAGCCGGTTATGCCTATATAACGGATTCATCTTCCAAAGGACCAGGAGCTATTATCGTTGTAGATTTAGAAAATGGAAAGGCGTTTAGACGGTTAAATGGAGCTAATTCAACTTCACCCGACCCTTATTTTTTGCCGAAAGTAGAAGGTGAAATTTTGATGAACCGAAACAAAGATGGATCCACATCTCCATTTAAATTGGCGTCTGATGGTATAGCGATTTCTCCCGATGGAAAGATTTTATTTTACTGTCCACTTACCAGTCGGCATTTGTATTCGATCTCAACAGAAGCTCTAAGAGACAGAACGATACCCGACATAGAACTACCTTATCAGGTGGAGTACTGGGGAGAAAAAGGTGCGTCTGATGGAATGATCACTGGGGCAAAAGGAACCATTTATGCCGGAGACTATGAAAACAACAGTATTCGAAAGATATTGCCGAATGGCATAATGGAAACAATCGCTCATGATCCGAGAATTTTATGGCCAGATACGTTTTCAATTGGGCCGGATCAATACTTATATGTTATTGTGAACCAATTACACCGGCAGGCAAGGTTTCATTATGGAAAAGACCTGCGACAGAAACCTTATAGTTTACTTCGTATGAAAATTGATGAATTCCCTGCTTCTACCTTTTCGTAA
- a CDS encoding amino acid permease — protein MAQHELKRELKNRHVQLIAIGGTIGTGLFLGSGKAISLAGPSIILAYLIVGIATFFVMRALGELLLSNAGYQSFTDFAVDYIGPWAGFVTGWTYWFCWIMTAMADIIAVGMYVQYWFDIPQWVPALICLIILLGLNLLTVKLFGELEFWFAIIKVITILALIVIGVVLLVIGFKTDAGTVSIQNLWQHGGFFPNGISGFLFSFQMVVFAFVGVELVGVSAAETANPKKNIPSAINKIPLRILFFYVGALIVLLSINPWNQLNADTSPFVKTFTLVGIPVAAGIINFVVLTSAASASNSGLFSTSRIMFNLGRQNGGRGMLAKLNKNAVPSNALFISTVIVSVGTLLSKLIPEQAFGIVTTISAICFIWVWSIILISHIRYKKTRPDLHQKSIFKAPLTPFINYVVLALFAFILLVMLISESTRAALLLTPLWFVLLFGLYFFKRKKSV, from the coding sequence GTGGCACAGCATGAATTAAAAAGGGAACTGAAAAATCGACATGTACAGCTAATCGCAATTGGTGGAACGATTGGTACAGGATTGTTTTTAGGTTCAGGAAAAGCAATTTCATTAGCAGGTCCCTCTATCATCTTAGCTTATTTAATCGTAGGGATAGCAACCTTTTTTGTTATGAGAGCATTAGGGGAGCTTTTGTTATCGAATGCGGGTTATCAATCCTTTACCGATTTTGCAGTCGACTATATTGGACCATGGGCAGGCTTTGTGACAGGATGGACATACTGGTTCTGTTGGATTATGACGGCGATGGCCGATATTATTGCAGTAGGAATGTATGTGCAGTATTGGTTTGACATCCCACAATGGGTACCAGCGCTTATCTGTTTAATCATTTTATTAGGGTTGAATCTTTTAACAGTAAAGCTTTTTGGAGAATTAGAATTTTGGTTTGCGATTATTAAGGTTATCACCATTCTTGCTTTAATTGTGATTGGAGTGGTTTTACTTGTAATTGGATTTAAAACAGACGCAGGAACGGTTTCGATACAAAATTTATGGCAACACGGAGGGTTTTTCCCGAATGGAATTAGCGGCTTTTTATTTTCTTTCCAAATGGTCGTATTTGCTTTTGTTGGAGTAGAGTTGGTTGGTGTATCAGCTGCAGAAACAGCAAATCCAAAGAAAAATATTCCTTCAGCCATTAATAAAATTCCATTAAGAATTCTATTCTTTTATGTGGGTGCTTTAATTGTCCTGCTTAGTATAAATCCATGGAACCAATTGAATGCAGATACAAGTCCCTTTGTTAAGACCTTTACTTTAGTTGGTATTCCCGTTGCGGCCGGGATCATTAACTTTGTCGTATTAACTTCTGCTGCCTCTGCTAGTAATAGTGGATTATTTTCTACCAGTCGAATTATGTTTAACTTAGGACGTCAAAACGGTGGAAGAGGTATGCTTGCAAAGTTAAACAAAAATGCAGTGCCAAGTAATGCATTATTCATTTCAACGGTCATTGTTTCGGTCGGGACACTATTGAGTAAACTGATCCCTGAGCAAGCCTTTGGAATTGTAACGACCATTAGTGCAATTTGTTTCATTTGGGTGTGGAGCATAATTTTAATCTCTCATATTAGATATAAGAAAACTCGTCCAGATCTACATCAAAAATCAATATTTAAAGCTCCATTAACACCTTTTATTAACTATGTCGTACTAGCTCTTTTTGCCTTTATTTTGCTCGTAATGCTAATTTCAGAATCCACACGTGCAGCATTATTGTTAACACCATTATGGTTTGTTTTGTTATTTGGTTTGTATTTCTTTAAAAGAAAGAAATCGGTGTAA
- a CDS encoding SLC45 family MFS transporter, producing the protein MKKTWLLGFGFFSISIGWSLYNGFVPFFLENYLASTALIGFLMTIDNYIALFLQPYIGQRSDRTNTTYGRRMPYLLVGIPLAALFFALIPFHNSLLTLIIFMLCMNLSMAIFRSPTIALMPDITPEYQRTKANGIINFMGGVGAILAFSVGSYLFSVNESTPFLAVSVIFLVALWVLYKNIIERRDALFYSVTTAPKLSYKSELNRPTIILLAAIFFWFIAIQGMEALFTLYGVSELGLTKTASAFSLAFFSLSFVLSAIPSGLLGAKYGKKRMIIIGIMGLIFVFLLLTTVQTVLFLRILLFAGGVFWACININAYPYIVSTGSEHSYGTRTGLYYLVSSLSAIISPPILGVFIDLFGFGILFYAAAGSMVVALVCMLKVKKSDKHIGFER; encoded by the coding sequence ATGAAAAAGACATGGTTGTTAGGCTTTGGGTTTTTTAGCATTAGTATCGGTTGGTCGCTGTATAACGGATTTGTACCATTTTTTCTTGAAAATTATTTAGCGAGCACGGCACTGATTGGTTTTTTAATGACCATTGATAACTATATTGCTTTATTTTTACAGCCTTATATTGGGCAACGCAGTGATCGGACGAATACAACCTATGGCAGACGAATGCCTTACTTACTTGTGGGAATCCCTCTAGCTGCTTTGTTTTTTGCACTAATTCCATTTCACAATAGTCTTTTAACTTTAATTATTTTTATGTTGTGCATGAACCTGTCGATGGCTATATTTAGATCTCCAACCATCGCTCTCATGCCAGATATCACACCAGAATACCAGCGAACAAAAGCAAATGGAATTATTAATTTTATGGGTGGCGTTGGTGCCATATTGGCATTTAGTGTGGGCTCTTATTTGTTTAGTGTGAATGAATCCACGCCTTTTTTAGCTGTTAGCGTCATATTTTTGGTAGCATTATGGGTTTTGTACAAAAACATTATTGAAAGACGGGATGCCCTCTTCTATTCAGTTACAACTGCACCGAAGCTCAGCTATAAAAGTGAGTTAAATCGTCCAACGATCATTTTATTAGCGGCAATCTTTTTCTGGTTTATTGCGATACAAGGGATGGAAGCCTTGTTTACTTTATACGGAGTAAGTGAACTAGGCTTAACCAAAACCGCATCTGCCTTTTCATTAGCCTTCTTTTCATTAAGCTTTGTTTTGTCGGCCATTCCTTCGGGGTTGCTGGGGGCTAAGTATGGAAAGAAAAGAATGATTATCATAGGAATAATGGGTTTGATTTTTGTGTTTTTATTGTTAACTACTGTTCAAACCGTTCTATTTCTTCGGATCCTTTTATTCGCGGGTGGAGTTTTTTGGGCCTGTATTAATATTAATGCTTATCCATATATTGTCTCGACAGGTAGCGAACATAGTTATGGAACTAGAACGGGTTTATATTATTTAGTTTCTTCGCTGTCGGCCATTATTTCACCACCCATATTAGGGGTCTTTATTGATCTCTTTGGTTTTGGAATTTTGTTTTATGCTGCTGCGGGAAGTATGGTGGTTGCGTTGGTTTGTATGTTGAAAGTGAAGAAGTCGGATAAACATATTGGTTTTGAAAGATAA
- a CDS encoding aldo/keto reductase: MSVQDENQLTKIKNSLESRVVTLPDGTSLPRIGQGTWYMGENPQMRDREIKALQLGIELGMKLIDTAEMYGNGDSERLVGEAIKGRRDDVFLVSKVYPHHAGLDMIAKACENSLKRLGTDHLDLYLLHWRGRVPLAETIEGMEKLRKEGKIVRWGVSNFDTDDMKELWNTTNGKNCMTNQVLYHLGSRGIDYDLLPWQREHHMPIMAYSPLAQGGSLRRQLLTDPTIKEIAEKYAVQPLQIALAWTIRSNDCLAIPKAVQEEHVLANAKATIIELTKEDLNRLDEVFPQPTRKMPLDII, from the coding sequence ATGAGTGTACAGGATGAAAATCAATTAACAAAAATAAAAAATTCCCTTGAGAGTCGTGTAGTTACATTGCCTGATGGAACTTCTCTGCCAAGAATAGGACAAGGAACTTGGTACATGGGAGAAAATCCTCAAATGAGAGATAGGGAAATCAAAGCTTTACAACTCGGTATAGAATTAGGCATGAAACTAATAGATACGGCGGAAATGTATGGTAATGGCGATTCTGAACGCTTAGTAGGTGAAGCAATTAAGGGACGTAGAGATGACGTCTTTTTAGTATCAAAGGTGTATCCTCATCATGCAGGATTAGATATGATAGCCAAAGCGTGTGAAAACAGTCTAAAAAGGCTGGGAACCGATCATCTTGATTTGTACCTTTTACACTGGCGAGGACGTGTGCCATTAGCAGAAACCATTGAAGGAATGGAAAAGCTACGCAAGGAAGGAAAAATAGTAAGGTGGGGAGTCTCCAATTTTGATACCGATGATATGAAAGAGTTATGGAACACCACTAACGGAAAAAATTGTATGACTAATCAAGTGTTATATCATCTTGGTTCAAGGGGGATAGATTATGATCTCTTACCATGGCAGCGAGAACATCACATGCCTATTATGGCATATAGCCCGCTAGCTCAAGGAGGTTCATTAAGAAGACAATTGTTAACGGATCCAACCATTAAAGAGATTGCAGAAAAATACGCTGTACAACCCTTACAAATCGCTCTCGCATGGACAATCCGTTCTAACGATTGTCTAGCTATTCCAAAAGCTGTTCAAGAAGAACATGTACTAGCAAATGCGAAAGCTACTATAATTGAATTAACAAAAGAGGATTTAAATAGACTTGATGAGGTATTTCCGCAACCGACTAGAAAAATGCCTTTGGACATTATATAG